A single Desulfonispora thiosulfatigenes DSM 11270 DNA region contains:
- a CDS encoding CBS domain-containing protein — protein sequence MKVKELMTKDVSSVCPEDSVIEAARIMKQRNVGSIPVCSQNKEVQGILTDRDIALRVVAEGKNLNDVKVSEVMSKSLKSASSEMSAQDAANEMSNSQVRRLPVIENNQMVGMLSMGDLATQNIHVDEAGQALSKISQPSKPLS from the coding sequence ATGAAAGTAAAAGAATTGATGACTAAAGATGTTTCTTCGGTATGTCCTGAAGATTCAGTAATAGAAGCTGCGAGAATTATGAAGCAAAGAAATGTAGGTAGTATCCCAGTATGTAGTCAAAATAAAGAAGTTCAAGGTATTTTAACGGATAGAGATATAGCATTAAGAGTAGTAGCAGAAGGCAAAAATCTTAATGATGTAAAAGTAAGTGAAGTTATGTCTAAGTCACTTAAATCAGCTTCTTCAGAAATGAGCGCTCAAGATGCAGCAAATGAAATGTCAAATAGTCAAGTTAGAAGATTACCAGTTATAGAAAACAATCAAATGGTAGGAATGTTATCTATGGGTGATTTAGCAACACAAAATATCCACGTAGATGAAGCAGGCCAAGCTTTAAGTAAAATATCACAACCAAGTAAGCCTTTATCTTAA
- a CDS encoding DUF3892 domain-containing protein, translated as MKKEIVAVSKDPDGTIIAVKTDDNIIYSLNQAIDEVEKGNFTGMEVVSREGTKYLRTYPDESLDNNLSNLNNIIN; from the coding sequence ATGAAAAAAGAAATCGTTGCAGTAAGTAAAGATCCAGATGGTACTATTATTGCAGTAAAAACAGATGACAACATCATTTACAGCTTAAATCAAGCAATTGATGAAGTAGAAAAGGGTAATTTTACTGGAATGGAAGTAGTTAGTCGTGAAGGAACGAAGTATTTACGAACTTATCCAGATGAAAGTCTGGATAATAATCTAAGCAATTTAAATAATATCATTAATTAG
- a CDS encoding YgaP family membrane protein, translated as MKKNISDMEAFIRLWAGFSMLGVGIARDSSSMTILGSGKIAEGLFKYCPVKHLFQVTTKHKEIFAEKKEDITETIKETVNDTVEEGLGAF; from the coding sequence ATGAAAAAGAACATTAGCGATATGGAAGCATTTATTCGTTTATGGGCAGGTTTTTCTATGTTAGGAGTAGGTATTGCTAGAGATTCTAGTAGTATGACTATCTTAGGCTCTGGTAAGATTGCTGAGGGACTTTTCAAGTATTGTCCTGTAAAGCACTTATTCCAAGTTACAACTAAGCATAAAGAAATATTCGCAGAGAAAAAAGAAGATATCACAGAAACAATTAAGGAAACAGTAAATGATACTGTAGAAGAGGGTTTAGGCGCTTTTTAA
- a CDS encoding nucleoside kinase: protein MKVLNQNLINVEVNNQPLQIDQGSTLEDILKVVPAPLHTPLAAIVNGQIQELTYPIYADSNITWIDTTNDIGMRIYKRGLFLVLATAVNNIFPKATLKIEHSLPHGTYCEIRCEDFRILVEENVNAIKNEMKRIIAENRPIKRQDIFKNDAIKFFQGQGRFENANNIKYKPGDTVSLYSCGTVFDYFYEPVATSTGVLKLFDLHSYHYGLILRIPAKNNPNILPTYHAPQKLSQILYEGERWGELLEVENIAQLNNIIETNQLGEFVQINEALHERNLYEIAKSISDHNDEVKLILIAGPSSSGKTTFAHRLYIQLRVNGIKPITISLDDYFVDREFTPKDENGGLDFESINALDLELFNRHLVDLIDGKEVIVPRFDFTTGRRKAEGHKVKLEANQVLIIEGIHGLNEKLTESIPHSNKRKIYISALTQLNVDDWTPISSSDTRLIRRIYRDIQYRGTSAKQTINRWPSVRKGEAKNIFPFQEEADYMFNSALIYEKAILKGLVQPELEKIGPGEPEFLEAQRLIRLLQFFVPAFPDNVPINSILKEFIGGSCFRES, encoded by the coding sequence ATGAAAGTATTAAACCAGAATCTTATAAATGTTGAGGTTAATAATCAACCATTACAAATTGATCAAGGCTCAACACTTGAGGATATTTTAAAAGTAGTACCTGCGCCACTACACACTCCGCTAGCAGCCATAGTTAATGGTCAAATTCAGGAATTAACATACCCTATTTATGCAGATAGTAATATTACTTGGATAGATACAACTAATGATATTGGCATGAGGATATATAAACGAGGTCTTTTTTTAGTGTTAGCGACAGCTGTAAATAATATTTTTCCCAAGGCTACTTTAAAAATTGAGCATTCCTTGCCTCATGGTACCTATTGTGAAATAAGATGTGAAGATTTTAGGATTTTAGTTGAAGAGAATGTTAATGCTATAAAAAATGAAATGAAAAGAATCATTGCAGAAAATAGACCTATTAAACGTCAAGATATTTTCAAAAATGATGCAATTAAATTTTTCCAAGGTCAAGGTAGATTTGAAAATGCTAATAATATTAAATATAAACCAGGAGATACAGTAAGTTTATATAGTTGTGGTACTGTATTTGACTATTTTTATGAACCAGTTGCTACAAGTACAGGAGTTTTAAAACTTTTTGATTTACATAGCTATCACTATGGACTTATTTTGAGGATACCAGCAAAAAACAATCCTAACATTTTACCAACTTATCATGCCCCCCAAAAGCTTTCACAAATATTATATGAAGGTGAGCGTTGGGGTGAACTATTAGAAGTTGAAAATATTGCTCAACTTAATAATATTATTGAAACAAATCAATTAGGTGAATTTGTTCAAATTAATGAAGCCCTACATGAAAGAAATCTATATGAAATTGCTAAAAGTATTAGTGACCATAATGACGAAGTAAAGCTCATTTTGATTGCTGGACCTTCATCTTCAGGGAAGACGACCTTTGCCCATAGACTTTATATTCAATTAAGAGTTAATGGTATAAAACCTATAACTATTTCGTTAGATGATTATTTTGTTGATCGGGAATTTACTCCTAAAGATGAAAATGGTGGTTTGGATTTTGAGAGTATCAATGCTTTAGATTTAGAATTATTTAATCGACATTTAGTTGATTTGATTGATGGAAAAGAGGTTATTGTACCAAGGTTTGACTTTACTACAGGTAGACGAAAAGCAGAAGGTCATAAAGTCAAATTAGAAGCTAATCAAGTCTTAATTATTGAAGGTATACATGGCTTAAATGAAAAGTTGACCGAATCAATACCACATAGTAATAAAAGGAAAATATATATAAGTGCTTTGACTCAATTAAATGTTGACGATTGGACCCCTATTTCTAGTTCTGATACTAGGTTAATTAGACGTATTTACAGAGATATTCAATATAGGGGAACTAGTGCTAAGCAAACTATTAATAGATGGCCTTCAGTGCGTAAGGGAGAAGCAAAAAATATTTTTCCTTTCCAAGAAGAAGCAGACTATATGTTTAACTCAGCGCTCATATATGAAAAAGCAATTTTGAAAGGCTTGGTGCAACCTGAATTAGAAAAGATTGGTCCTGGAGAGCCCGAATTTCTTGAGGCTCAAAGATTAATTCGGTTACTACAATTCTTTGTTCCTGCATTCCCAGATAATGTTCCAATAAACTCTATTTTAAAAGAATTTATCGGTGGAAGTTGTTTTAGAGAAAGTTAA
- a CDS encoding YajQ family cyclic di-GMP-binding protein, which produces MAKDPSFDVVSKVDMQEVDNAINQTNKEISQRFDFKNSKSEVKLEKEEIKIIADDTMRLNSVVDILQTKLIRRNVSVKNFDYGKVEDVGGGLVKQMVKIQQGLSTDVAKEIVKDIKNMKLKVQASIQEDQVRVTGKKLDDLQSVIATLKGKEYDVDLQFNNYR; this is translated from the coding sequence TTGGCAAAGGATCCATCTTTTGATGTAGTATCCAAAGTGGATATGCAAGAAGTAGACAATGCTATAAACCAGACTAATAAAGAGATTAGTCAAAGATTTGATTTTAAAAATAGTAAGTCCGAAGTTAAACTCGAAAAAGAAGAAATAAAAATTATTGCAGATGATACTATGCGATTAAACAGCGTAGTAGATATTTTACAAACGAAACTTATCCGTCGAAATGTTTCAGTTAAAAACTTTGATTATGGTAAAGTTGAAGATGTAGGTGGCGGATTAGTCAAACAAATGGTGAAAATACAGCAAGGACTTTCTACAGATGTAGCTAAAGAAATTGTTAAAGATATAAAGAACATGAAGCTTAAGGTGCAAGCCTCTATCCAGGAAGACCAAGTTAGAGTAACTGGCAAAAAACTTGATGATTTGCAATCTGTAATTGCGACTTTAAAAGGTAAAGAATATGATGTAGATTTACAATTTAATAATTATAGATAA
- a CDS encoding Sec-independent protein translocase subunit TatA/TatB produces MFNLGFGEITLILIVALVIFGPSKLPEIGKSLGNGIKEFKKASTDLKQSVMSEANETEETATSTQNGQK; encoded by the coding sequence ATGTTTAATTTAGGTTTTGGTGAAATAACCTTGATTTTAATTGTTGCTTTAGTAATATTTGGACCTAGCAAGCTACCTGAAATAGGAAAATCCCTCGGAAATGGAATCAAAGAATTTAAAAAGGCTTCTACAGATCTCAAACAGTCAGTAATGTCTGAGGCAAATGAAACAGAAGAAACTGCAACTAGTACTCAGAATGGTCAAAAATAA
- the tatA gene encoding twin-arginine translocase TatA/TatE family subunit, with amino-acid sequence MFGNIGIPELLLILFLVLVVFGPGKLPGVGKAIGQSLKEFKKSVKDDKENQEEIGG; translated from the coding sequence ATGTTTGGAAATATAGGTATTCCTGAGTTACTTTTAATCTTATTTTTAGTTTTAGTTGTTTTTGGACCTGGAAAGTTGCCTGGAGTAGGCAAAGCTATAGGGCAATCTTTAAAAGAATTTAAAAAATCCGTTAAAGATGATAAAGAAAATCAAGAAGAAATCGGGGGCTAA